Proteins encoded in a region of the Sulfurimonas marina genome:
- the fabZ gene encoding 3-hydroxyacyl-ACP dehydratase FabZ: MMDVVEIQNILPHRYPFLLVDRITEIVKNESLVGYKNVSISEPVFEGHFPGHPIYPGVMILEGMAQAGGVLAFKSMDDLSEEEVKNKVVYFMSIDKAKFRNPVKPGDRLEYRISVIKHKGAIWLLKGEAYVDGKLTSEAELKAMIVDK; the protein is encoded by the coding sequence ATTATGGATGTTGTAGAGATTCAAAACATATTACCTCACCGTTACCCTTTCTTACTTGTTGACAGAATTACAGAGATCGTAAAAAACGAATCACTTGTAGGTTACAAAAACGTATCTATTTCTGAACCGGTATTTGAAGGACACTTTCCTGGTCACCCGATCTACCCAGGTGTTATGATCCTAGAAGGTATGGCACAAGCAGGCGGTGTTTTAGCTTTCAAAAGTATGGACGATTTAAGTGAAGAGGAAGTAAAAAACAAAGTTGTTTACTTCATGAGTATCGATAAAGCAAAATTTAGAAACCCTGTAAAACCTGGTGACAGACTTGAATACAGAATCTCTGTTATCAAACACAAAGGTGCTATCTGGTTACTAAAAGGTGAAGCTTATGTTGATGGTAAGTTAACAAGTGAAGCTGAACTAAAAGCTATGATCGTAGATAAATAA
- a CDS encoding epoxyqueuosine reductase QueH: MLVHICCSVDSHFFLEKLQHDFPEEKLTGFFYDPNIHPYSEYQLRYLDVQRSCKKLGIDLLEGEYDFENWIDAVRGLEKEPEKGARCEVCFDKRFITSAKKALELGEKKITTTLLVSPLKSQEQLKRVGDDFHEKHGVEFIAVDYRSGGGTQDQSRVTKEEQLYRQDYCGCLFGLTMQREQQDKLMDEMFSPISGQTLPASIEERLEMYSYRNELEDKSIEYKIIKQKFLNYRQFNFKLISGKKDVLDAYALSYSTLPRKKAQGRIEFAAHNIHYFNREEIKLITLEFFNKQNSTNYKSVKELIYNPLSYEQELTFRKEINNTDYDLSPIIVVENIPDTKLTIQLDATTYEDTKEKIIIL, from the coding sequence ATGCTAGTTCATATCTGCTGTTCGGTTGACTCTCACTTTTTCTTAGAGAAGCTCCAACATGATTTCCCGGAGGAAAAGTTAACCGGTTTTTTTTACGATCCTAACATCCATCCATATTCAGAGTATCAGCTGCGCTACCTTGATGTTCAGCGTTCATGTAAAAAGCTTGGCATCGATCTGCTTGAAGGTGAATACGACTTTGAAAACTGGATCGATGCTGTACGCGGACTAGAAAAAGAGCCTGAAAAAGGTGCCCGTTGTGAGGTATGTTTTGACAAACGCTTCATCACAAGTGCAAAAAAAGCGCTTGAACTCGGCGAAAAAAAGATCACTACAACTTTACTTGTCAGCCCGCTAAAATCCCAAGAACAGCTCAAACGTGTAGGCGATGATTTTCATGAAAAACACGGTGTTGAATTTATTGCCGTAGATTACAGAAGCGGAGGCGGTACGCAGGATCAATCCCGCGTGACAAAAGAGGAACAGCTTTATCGTCAAGACTACTGCGGTTGTCTTTTTGGTTTAACAATGCAAAGAGAGCAACAAGACAAACTGATGGATGAGATGTTCTCTCCAATTTCGGGACAAACTCTGCCTGCTTCGATCGAAGAGCGCTTAGAGATGTACAGTTACCGTAACGAACTCGAAGACAAAAGTATAGAATATAAAATCATCAAACAAAAGTTTTTAAACTATAGACAGTTCAACTTCAAGCTTATCAGTGGTAAAAAAGATGTTCTTGATGCTTATGCCCTCTCCTACTCTACACTTCCTAGAAAAAAAGCACAAGGGCGCATAGAGTTTGCAGCTCACAACATCCACTACTTTAACCGTGAAGAGATAAAACTAATCACTTTGGAGTTTTTCAATAAGCAAAATTCTACTAACTATAAAAGTGTAAAAGAGCTTATCTACAACCCTTTATCGTATGAACAAGAGTTAACTTTTAGAAAAGAAATAAACAATACCGACTACGATCTGAGTCCTATCATAGTGGTTGAAAACATCCCCGATACAAAACTCACCATACAACTTGATGCGACAACTTATGAGGACACAAAAGAAAAGATAATAATTTTATAA
- a CDS encoding peptidylprolyl isomerase, which yields MFGRQLKEYDLTNVNEFQWAKVSTNKGDIWIKLYPEETPNTVANFAHLASTGFYNNLNFHRVIPGFMAQGGCPHGTGTGGPDWAIACETDKNTHKHVKGTLSMAHAGPNTGGSQFFICFVPCPHLDGVHTVFGGIEEDDTASMSVLDDIRMQDEINSIEIFKERA from the coding sequence ATGTTCGGAAGACAACTAAAAGAGTACGACTTAACAAACGTTAATGAGTTCCAATGGGCAAAAGTATCTACAAATAAAGGTGATATCTGGATCAAACTTTACCCAGAAGAGACACCAAACACTGTTGCAAACTTTGCACACTTAGCAAGTACAGGTTTTTACAACAACTTAAACTTCCACAGAGTTATTCCAGGTTTCATGGCACAAGGTGGATGTCCACACGGAACTGGTACAGGTGGACCTGACTGGGCTATCGCTTGTGAAACTGACAAAAACACTCACAAACACGTAAAAGGAACATTATCTATGGCTCACGCTGGACCAAACACAGGTGGTAGCCAGTTCTTTATCTGTTTCGTTCCTTGTCCACACTTAGACGGTGTTCACACTGTGTTCGGTGGTATCGAAGAAGATGACACTGCATCTATGTCTGTTCTTGACGATATTCGTATGCAAGACGAGATCAACTCAATTGAGATCTTCAAAGAAAGAGCGTAA
- a CDS encoding sensor histidine kinase gives MKELLIKFQNYLILRFNAITIRQANIITTLVILLFTIVFAYLLIKENYHDYEKTLSKQHHDQVVGIEQEYNYELAQEKLKSLLIKNTLAIATLAFILFAIMLGFYKIFNTLLQRDMESFLAFFKDAAHTDQVLNPNTILFKEFKTMGTHVNEMVDTINEQKRSLKELNLNLEDKVKAKTQDLERILNAQKEFLRYTVHETNTPLSVILTSLELYEMEHEKDRHLSKVEAAAKNIFNIYDDLSYLVKKEHVDYPKASIDINKFVKSRVEFFTEVAHLSKVSFSFVSEVEDVYIFFNKTKLQRIIDNSITNAIKYTFQNEVVDIKLTKTIQYVEFSIGSHSQPIKDVDKIFDEYYREENKSIASEKGFGIGLRLVKNICDEEGVEIVIDSNEKQNTFKFRFKVMGE, from the coding sequence ATGAAAGAACTATTAATTAAGTTTCAGAACTACCTGATACTTCGCTTTAATGCCATAACAATTCGTCAAGCAAATATTATTACAACTCTGGTTATATTGCTTTTTACAATTGTATTTGCATATTTGCTGATCAAAGAAAATTACCACGATTACGAAAAAACACTTTCAAAACAACACCACGATCAAGTTGTGGGAATAGAACAAGAATACAACTATGAACTGGCTCAAGAGAAGTTAAAATCACTTTTGATCAAAAATACCTTGGCAATTGCAACCCTCGCTTTTATACTTTTTGCGATCATGCTGGGATTTTATAAAATTTTTAACACCTTGCTGCAACGCGATATGGAATCGTTTCTGGCATTTTTTAAAGATGCCGCACATACCGATCAGGTGCTTAATCCCAATACGATTCTTTTTAAAGAGTTTAAAACAATGGGAACGCATGTGAATGAGATGGTAGATACTATCAATGAACAAAAGAGATCACTTAAAGAGCTAAATCTGAACCTTGAAGATAAAGTAAAAGCAAAAACGCAAGACTTAGAACGCATCCTAAATGCACAAAAAGAGTTCTTACGTTACACGGTACATGAAACAAATACGCCACTTAGTGTTATACTTACATCTTTAGAACTTTATGAGATGGAACATGAGAAAGACAGACACCTCTCTAAAGTGGAAGCAGCGGCAAAAAATATCTTTAATATCTATGATGATCTGAGTTATCTGGTAAAAAAAGAGCATGTTGATTATCCGAAAGCTTCGATCGACATAAATAAGTTTGTAAAAAGCAGGGTAGAGTTCTTTACCGAAGTCGCACACCTATCCAAAGTTTCATTTTCATTCGTGAGTGAAGTGGAAGATGTGTATATCTTTTTTAATAAGACAAAACTGCAACGTATTATAGATAACTCTATTACAAATGCGATCAAGTATACTTTTCAAAACGAGGTTGTCGATATAAAACTTACTAAAACGATTCAGTATGTGGAGTTTTCTATAGGCAGTCATTCTCAACCTATAAAAGATGTAGATAAGATCTTTGATGAGTATTACAGAGAAGAGAACAAAAGTATAGCAAGTGAAAAAGGGTTTGGAATAGGTTTGAGGCTGGTGAAAAATATATGTGATGAAGAGGGAGTTGAGATCGTAATTGATTCAAACGAAAAACAAAATACTTTTAAGTTCAGATTTAAAGTGATGGGTGAATAA
- a CDS encoding response regulator transcription factor yields the protein MKILLLEDEVMLNESICEYLESFGHVVEPFFDGQEAFDAMQKNSYDLFILDINVPQIDGLTILEQLHALKIHVPTIYISALVDIEDISRAYNLGCYDYLKKPFHLKELALRIDRIVATSKTPNVHLVLSKNYSYDQKHKTLFFQQEPQTLTKKQTQIIDLLARNRGLVVDFEQFQEYVWSDTIVDNATIRAEVNRLKKILKEDIVTNVRGMGYMIEKN from the coding sequence ATGAAAATACTCTTATTAGAAGATGAGGTGATGTTAAATGAATCTATCTGTGAGTATTTAGAATCATTCGGTCATGTCGTAGAGCCTTTTTTTGACGGACAGGAAGCATTTGATGCTATGCAGAAAAACAGCTATGACCTTTTCATCCTAGATATTAACGTCCCTCAAATTGACGGACTCACTATTCTTGAACAGTTACATGCTTTAAAGATTCATGTCCCTACTATCTATATAAGTGCACTGGTAGATATAGAAGATATATCCCGTGCATACAACTTAGGGTGTTACGATTATCTTAAAAAACCTTTCCATCTAAAAGAATTAGCACTGAGAATTGATAGAATAGTTGCAACATCCAAAACACCGAATGTACATCTTGTACTTTCGAAAAACTATAGTTACGATCAGAAACACAAAACGTTGTTTTTTCAACAAGAACCGCAAACACTTACAAAGAAACAAACTCAGATTATCGATCTACTGGCGAGAAACAGGGGCTTGGTAGTGGACTTTGAACAGTTTCAAGAGTATGTTTGGAGTGATACAATAGTTGACAATGCTACGATTCGTGCCGAGGTAAACAGACTAAAAAAGATTCTTAAAGAGGATATAGTCACAAATGTTCGCGGTATGGGTTACATGATCGAAAAAAACTAG
- a CDS encoding OprD family outer membrane porin — protein sequence MKKVVTTSLVSLGLLSSVSLDAAENLSTMFSEGKARGQIRMFAIDRDYVNKDLHRSGLSLGGHLKYETADYTGLSFGAAFYTVNRLDTWTDVAEPAIFGPNDGSYDLLGEAYLQYTRGNTTFKGGRQKLDTPLAGSDDARTLPNLFEAYIVTNTDIKDTTIVAGHITKFAQGTFGRVYDASADEANALLAVTAGYSAVDTRNQAGSFVNMGTYAIDEKTAGVTVAAAVYTGVENLKVQVWDYYAHDILNAIYADANYGVKLDGYSPYVAAQFIREDAIGDKLLGEVSSMYGAAKAGVKFGGFNVYAAYSQTTESNGNALLKSIITPWGGMPAYTQGMVTRHQFLAGTKATKVAGTYSFKDMGVNLSTTAYYASFDMDDNSGYGTARTATESGFDAIYYPEAVKNLQLRLRGNFPRDFIGTVGWNEYRFIVNYNF from the coding sequence ATGAAAAAAGTAGTAACAACATCACTTGTAAGTCTTGGACTTCTTTCAAGTGTAAGTTTAGATGCGGCTGAGAATCTTAGCACTATGTTTTCTGAGGGGAAAGCAAGGGGACAGATTCGTATGTTTGCAATCGATCGTGATTATGTAAATAAAGATTTACATCGTAGTGGTCTATCTTTAGGTGGACATCTAAAGTATGAAACAGCTGATTATACAGGATTAAGTTTCGGTGCAGCATTTTATACAGTAAATAGACTAGATACATGGACAGATGTTGCAGAACCAGCTATATTTGGTCCTAATGATGGTAGTTATGACCTTTTAGGTGAAGCATATTTACAATATACTCGTGGAAATACTACATTTAAAGGTGGTCGTCAAAAACTTGATACTCCTTTAGCTGGCAGTGATGATGCTAGAACATTACCAAACTTGTTTGAAGCATATATTGTTACAAATACAGATATTAAAGATACTACAATCGTAGCTGGACATATTACAAAGTTTGCTCAGGGTACATTTGGTCGTGTATATGATGCATCGGCAGACGAAGCAAATGCACTTTTAGCTGTAACGGCAGGTTACTCAGCTGTAGATACGCGTAACCAAGCTGGTAGTTTTGTAAATATGGGTACATATGCTATCGATGAAAAAACTGCAGGTGTAACTGTAGCTGCAGCTGTTTATACAGGTGTTGAAAACCTTAAAGTACAAGTATGGGATTACTATGCTCATGATATTTTAAATGCTATCTATGCTGATGCTAATTATGGTGTGAAACTTGATGGTTATTCTCCATATGTTGCAGCACAGTTTATTAGAGAAGATGCTATAGGCGATAAACTACTTGGTGAAGTTTCATCTATGTATGGTGCTGCAAAAGCCGGTGTTAAATTCGGTGGATTTAATGTATATGCTGCATATTCACAAACAACAGAATCCAATGGTAATGCATTACTAAAATCTATTATCACTCCATGGGGTGGTATGCCTGCTTATACACAAGGTATGGTAACTCGTCACCAATTTTTAGCTGGAACAAAAGCGACAAAAGTTGCTGGAACATATAGTTTTAAAGATATGGGTGTAAATTTATCAACAACTGCATACTATGCATCTTTTGATATGGATGACAATAGTGGATACGGTACTGCACGTACAGCTACTGAAAGCGGTTTTGATGCTATTTACTATCCAGAAGCAGTGAAAAACCTTCAGTTACGTTTACGTGGAAACTTTCCAAGAGATTTTATAGGTACTGTTGGTTGGAATGAATATAGATTTATAGTAAACTATAATTTCTAG
- a CDS encoding DUF485 domain-containing protein translates to MNKELIEQIKSNPDYQTLVKKRTSFAIVLTIVMLIVYFAFILTIAFEPSLLGQPLSSDSVTTIGIPVGITVIVIAFILTGIYTVRANGEFDELANRVKNSVKGDK, encoded by the coding sequence ATGAATAAAGAATTAATTGAACAGATTAAGTCTAATCCGGACTACCAAACATTGGTAAAGAAAAGAACATCTTTTGCAATCGTTTTAACAATTGTAATGTTAATAGTTTACTTTGCATTTATTTTAACAATAGCATTTGAACCGTCATTACTTGGACAACCGTTAAGTAGTGATAGCGTAACAACTATCGGTATTCCTGTTGGAATCACTGTAATTGTGATTGCATTTATACTTACAGGTATTTACACAGTAAGAGCAAACGGTGAGTTTGATGAACTTGCAAACAGAGTGAAAAACTCTGTTAAAGGGGATAAGTAA
- a CDS encoding cation acetate symporter encodes MNRAFLFLILGSIAVFASGAIEGEVAKQGLNVSAIVMFLIFVSGTLGITYWAAKRTKSAKDFYTAGGGITGFQNGMAIAGDYMSAASFLGISGLVYLKGYDGLIYSIGFLVGWPIILFLIAEPLRNLGKYTFADVASYRLRQTPIRTLAAFGSIATVILYLIAQMVGSGKLIQLLFGLNYEVAVILVGVLMVLYVTFGGMLATTWVQIIKAFLLLSGATFMAIAVMAHYDFSFGSLFAKAVEVKGEAIMSPGGLVSDPISAISLAIALMFGTAGLPHILMRFFTVSDAKEARKSVFFATGFIGYFYILTFIIGFGAIVMVFQNPQYLDLAKQAISGGSPILGGNNMAAIHLSHAVGGDFFLGFISAVAFATILAVVSGLTLAGASAISHDLYASVFKKGEVDSMKEMRVSKIATIVLGIVAIIMGIAFEKQNIAFVVGLAFAIAASANFPVLFLSMYWRKLTTRGAVIGGSLGLATAVILVILGPIVWVQILGNAEAIFPYKYPALFSVLVSFVGIWFFSITDNSENAKNEQEMFEAQYIRSQTGIGAEGAVEH; translated from the coding sequence ATGAATAGAGCTTTTTTATTTTTAATTTTAGGGTCTATCGCTGTATTTGCAAGCGGTGCAATTGAAGGTGAGGTAGCAAAACAAGGTTTAAATGTTTCTGCAATCGTAATGTTCTTAATCTTTGTAAGTGGTACTTTAGGTATTACTTACTGGGCTGCTAAACGTACAAAATCTGCAAAAGATTTCTATACTGCAGGTGGTGGAATTACTGGTTTTCAAAACGGTATGGCGATCGCGGGTGACTATATGTCAGCGGCATCTTTCCTAGGGATTTCAGGTCTTGTTTACTTAAAAGGATACGATGGACTTATCTACTCTATCGGTTTTTTAGTTGGTTGGCCAATCATCCTTTTCTTAATTGCTGAGCCTTTAAGAAATCTTGGTAAATATACGTTTGCAGACGTTGCGTCGTACAGATTACGTCAAACACCTATCCGTACATTGGCGGCATTTGGTTCAATTGCAACAGTTATTCTTTACCTGATCGCACAAATGGTTGGTTCTGGAAAGTTAATTCAGCTTTTATTCGGTCTTAACTATGAAGTAGCGGTAATTCTTGTTGGTGTACTAATGGTACTTTACGTAACATTCGGTGGTATGCTTGCAACTACTTGGGTACAGATCATTAAAGCGTTCCTATTATTATCTGGTGCTACATTTATGGCAATCGCTGTTATGGCACATTACGATTTCTCATTTGGTTCGTTATTTGCAAAAGCTGTTGAAGTAAAAGGTGAGGCTATTATGAGTCCGGGTGGTCTTGTAAGTGATCCTATTTCAGCTATTTCACTTGCGATCGCATTAATGTTTGGTACAGCTGGTTTACCACATATCTTAATGAGATTTTTTACTGTAAGTGATGCAAAAGAAGCACGTAAATCTGTTTTCTTTGCAACTGGATTTATTGGATATTTCTATATTCTTACGTTCATCATCGGTTTCGGTGCGATTGTAATGGTATTCCAAAATCCACAATATTTAGATTTAGCAAAACAAGCGATCTCTGGTGGAAGCCCGATCCTTGGCGGTAACAACATGGCGGCAATTCACTTAAGTCATGCGGTAGGCGGAGATTTCTTCTTAGGATTTATCTCGGCAGTTGCATTCGCTACTATCTTAGCGGTTGTTTCAGGTTTAACACTTGCAGGTGCTTCGGCAATTTCACACGACCTTTACGCATCTGTGTTTAAAAAAGGTGAAGTTGATTCTATGAAAGAGATGAGAGTTTCTAAAATTGCAACTATCGTTCTTGGAATCGTAGCTATCATTATGGGTATCGCGTTTGAGAAACAAAACATCGCATTCGTTGTGGGTCTTGCTTTTGCTATTGCAGCATCGGCTAACTTCCCTGTACTTTTCCTTTCAATGTACTGGAGAAAATTAACAACTCGCGGTGCGGTAATCGGTGGTAGTTTAGGTCTTGCTACGGCAGTTATCCTAGTTATCCTTGGTCCGATTGTTTGGGTACAAATCTTAGGAAATGCAGAAGCAATTTTCCCATATAAATATCCGGCACTTTTCTCAGTGTTAGTATCGTTTGTTGGTATCTGGTTCTTCTCAATCACAGATAATTCTGAAAATGCGAAAAATGAACAAGAGATGTTCGAAGCGCAATATATTAGAAGCCAAACTGGAATTGGTGCAGAGGGTGCAGTAGAGCATTAA